GTGAATGTCGCGGTTTATGGTGGTGTTATCTTATTTAAAATTGGAGAGAAAGTTAAGCAGATTGAACTTGATAAAGAGGTGGAATTTATAGTAGGATATAGTGGGATTAAACGTCAGACATCCAAGATGATTGCTAAATTCTCTGATATGGAGAGATTATACCCAAATATCTTTACTTCTTTAGTTTTTTCATCCAGTTGCCTTACAGAGACTGCAACTAATGCCTTGATTAAATATGATCTTACAACTTTAGGTTCTATAATGAATTTTTTCCATGTAGTTTTAAGCCAGATGGGAGCATCAAGAAAGGAGTTAGATAATATAATTGAAAAAGCCCTCCAATCAGGTTGTATTGGAGCGAAGCTCACAGGTGCTGGTGGGGGTGGGTGTATAATAGCTTTACCTATAGCTGGGGAGGCGAGAATTGTAGCTCAGCGCCTAAAGAAAAATGATGTAAACATATCAATAGTTAAAATACCCTGTGAGGGGGTAAAAGTCTGGAAGAACAAGAATTAGTGATTGTAAAACTAGGAGGTTCATTAATCACATATAAAGATAAACCTCTTTCAATAAATTTGGATGTATTAGATTTAGTATGTAACGCTCTCTCAAAATCCACTATTCCTATAATATTGGTTCATGGTGGTGGGTCTTTTGGGCATTATTTCGCTGAGAAGTATAAATTAACTCGTAAACCATCAAGGGCGACTGCTGAAGGAGTAGGTAAGACTAAGGCAGCTATGCTGGAGCTCAATCTTAAGATTTTGAATTGTTTAGATAAGTATGGTATCAGTCCTTATTTT
Above is a genomic segment from Candidatus Methylarchaceae archaeon HK02M2 containing:
- the mvk gene encoding mevalonate kinase, yielding MKFFARAPGKIIITGEHFVVHGSFALAAAIHKGALVTAETFDGIEVSSRELDLVASNINKVPLPLKPTVEAIKATFEFLGEKKGIKVSINSDLPISSGLGSSSSVAVATVAATSSALGQNLSQEEIVNLAMTSEGVTHGKPSGIDVNVAVYGGVILFKIGEKVKQIELDKEVEFIVGYSGIKRQTSKMIAKFSDMERLYPNIFTSLVFSSSCLTETATNALIKYDLTTLGSIMNFFHVVLSQMGASRKELDNIIEKALQSGCIGAKLTGAGGGGCIIALPIAGEARIVAQRLKKNDVNISIVKIPCEGVKVWKNKN